A genomic region of Micropterus dolomieu isolate WLL.071019.BEF.003 ecotype Adirondacks linkage group LG11, ASM2129224v1, whole genome shotgun sequence contains the following coding sequences:
- the eif5a2 gene encoding eukaryotic translation initiation factor 5A-2 — MADDDFTSGDSGASTTYPVQCSALRKNGYVMLKGRPCKIVDMTTSKTGKHGHAKVHLTGLDIFTQKKLEDICPSTHNMDVPNVTRKDYQVIGVSDGFMSLLDDTGVTREDLKVPDGDMGKEIEKKFNNGDEFLVSVMKALDEEHVIGTKVLT; from the exons ATGGCAGATGATGATTTCACCTCTGGGGACTCTGGGGCCTCCACAACATATCCCGTACAGTGCTCTGCACTGAGGAAGAATGGCTATGTCATGTTGAAAGGGCGTCCCTGTAAGATCGTTGACATGACTACCTCCAAGACTGGCAAGCATGGGCATGCCAAG GTTCACCTTACTGGACTTGACATCTTTACTCAGAAGAAGTTAGAAGATATCTGCCCATCTACTCATAACATGGATGTCCCAAATGTAACAAGGAAAGACTACCAG gTTATAGGTGTCTCAGATGGCTTCATGTCCCTGTTGGATGACACTGGAGTAACCAGAGAGGACCTTAAAGTGCCAGATGGTGACATGGGCAAAGAAATTGAGAAGAAGTTTAATAATGGAGATGAGTTTTTG GTCTCTGTGATGAAAGCTTTGGATGAAGAGCATGTAATTGGCACCAAGGTCTTGACTTAA
- the slc2a2 gene encoding solute carrier family 2, facilitated glucose transporter member 2 produces MHSCVCPYLNDYLSLLQQLTGTLAVAVFTAVLGSLQYGYSLGVINAPQKVIEKHYGRFLGVWSDRANDLSENSTEEEEFSEAGQHPAVVMYWSLSVAVFSIGGMLSSFLVGFVGDLKGRVKGMLMVNVLAVAAGLLMGLCRMWKPHIMVISGRAVMGFYCGLTSGLVPMYIGEIAPKAYRGALGTIHQLAIVTGILISQVIGLDFVLGNDEMWPLLLGLSGAPAVLQSFLLPLCPESPRYLYIRLGKDQEAQKSLLRLKGAYDPTADLEEMRREKEETHREPMVTILSLIRSSVYRKQLIVALMMHLSQQLSGINAIFYYSTDIFSRAGISQPVYATIGVGVINTVFTLVSVVLVDKAGRRTLTLAGLGGMCGCAIAMTVGLKFQSDYSWMSYVSMSAIFLFVSFFEIGPGPIPWFIVAELFSQGPRPAAIALAGCCNWTSNFIIGLTFPYIQAWLDSYVFILFAVLLLGFTVFIYLRVPETKGKTFDEIAAVFHKGRKKLAQSPKDDMELQQLKTSTDA; encoded by the exons atgcattCATGTGTATGTCCTTATCTGAATGATTACCTTTCACTCCTGCAGCAGCTAACCGGTACCTTGGCTGTGGCTGTGTTCACAGCAGTTCTCGGGTCCCTGCAGTATGGCTACAGTCTTGGAGTCATCAATGCACCCCAGAAG GTCATTGAAAAGCATTATGGACGGTTCCTGGGGGTGTGGTCAGACAGGGCCAATGACCTGTCAGAAAAcagcacagaagaagaagagttctCAGAGGCGGGACAACACCCTGCCGTGGTCATGTATTGGTCATTGTCTGTGGCAGTCTTCTCCATTGGTGGCATGTTATCGTCCTTCCTGGTGGGATTTGTGGGAGACCTGAAAGGGAG GGTAAAGGGCATGTTAATGGTCAATGTTCTGGCTGTAGCTGCTGGACTGCTGATGGGTCTTTGCAGGATGTGGAAACCTCACATCATGGTGATCTCCGGCCGTGCTGTTATGGGCTTTTACTGTG gactGACATCTGGGCTAGTGCCTATGTACATTGGAGAAATTGCACCTAAGGCTTACAGAGGTGCTCTGGGAACAATACACCAGCTGGCTATTGTCACTGGCATCCTAATTAGCCAG GTAATAGGCTTGGACTTTGTACTTGGTAATGATGAAATGTGGCCCCTGTTGCTTGGACTGTCTGGAGCTCCGGCAGTATTACAATCCTTTCTGCTGCCTCTGTGCCCTGAGAGCCCACGGTACCTTTACATTCGACTGGGCAAGGATCAAGAGGCTCAAAAAA GTCTGCTTCGTCTAAAGGGGGCATATGATCCAACTGCTGATCTGGaagagatgaggagagagaaagaggagacacATAGGGAGCCCATGGTCACTATCCTTTCTTTG ATCCGCTCCTCTGTGTACAGAAAGCAGCTGATTGTTGCCCTCATGATGCACCTCTCTCAGCAGTTGTCTGGCATCAATGCG ATCTTTTATTACTCTACGGATATCTTCAGTCGGGCTGGTATCAGTCAGCCAGTCTACGCCACTATAGGAGTCGGGGTCATCAACACAGTCTTTACTCTGGTGTCT GTTGTACTGGTGGACAAGGCTGGCAGGCGCACTCTGACTCTGGCTGGACTGGGAGGGATGTGCGGTTGTGCAATTGCCATGACAGTGGGCCTCAAATTCCAG AGTGACTACTCGTGGATGAGCTATGTCAGCATGTCAGCTATCTTCCTCTTCGTGAGTTTCTTTGAGATTGGTCCTGGTCCCATTCCATGGTTTATAGTCGCTGAACTGTTCAGCCAGGGACCTCGGCCTGCAGCCATCGCTCTCGCTGGCTGCTGCAACTGGACCAGCAACTTCATTATAGGCTTAACCTTTCCGTATATACAG GCTTGGCTGGATAGTTATGTGTTCATCCTGTTTGCTGTGCTGCTCCTTGGTTTCACTGTGTTTATTTATCTTCGGGTCCCTGAGACCAAGGGCAAAACTTTTGATGAGATTGCTGCTGTCTTCCACAAGGGCCGAAAAAAGTTGGCACAGAGCCCCAAAGACGATATGGAACTACAGCAGCTCAAAACATCCACAGATGCTTGA